CTGAACAGTGCGGGCAAAGAAGTTGAAGCCATTGGCAAAATGCTGAACACTACCAATATTTTCTTGCAAGACTACGCTACCGAATCAAAAGCCAAACAGAGTTTGGAGCAAACCAAGTACATCCATTTTGCTACACACGGTGTGCTCAACTACACCGATTTCAGCAGCTCTTACCTCAAAATGGCCAATGTACAAGATGGTGGTGAAGATGGAGAATTGCGCATTGATGAAATCAAATCACTAAGTATTAACGGTTGCGAATTGGTGACTTTGAGTGCCTGCGAAACAGCGGTGAACCAGGAACTGAAAAAGGGCTGGTATATTTCGCCGGCCAATGCATTCCTGGTAAGCAGTGTACGCAGTGTGGTAGCCAGTTTGTGGGCGGTAGATGATGACGCTACCAACATTTTGATGCAGGCATTTTATAAGAATTTGCAAACCATGGATAAACAGGAAGCCCTGCGCAAAGCACAGGCTACATTGAGTGCTACACCCGGCTTTGAGCATCCGTTTTACTGGGGTGCATTTGTATTGTACGGCGATTGGCGATAGTGGCTACAGCTACTGTTGTACATTTGAGCACAACATTTGTCCTCATGCAACACTGGCTGACCAACGCACAAATTTTTACGGGTACCGAATGGTTGAGCAATGCACATGTATGCGTTGCCGATGATCGTATTGTAGCCGTAACTACTGAACAACCATCTGCCGATGTGCCGCAGCATAATTGCCACGGGCATCGTTTGTTGCCCGCATTGATAGATGCACAAATCTATGGTGGTGGTGGTCGCTTGTTTGCACAGTACCCCGATGAGGAAAGCCTGAGCTTACTGGCAGCGGCCAACCGCAAAGGCGGTACTGCGGCTTGTTTGGCTACCATTCCTACTTTTCACATGGAAGTCATATTGGAAAGTGCGAAAGCCGTTAAAACCTACATGGCTAAAGGCGGCGAAGGCATACTGGGCCTGCATTTGGAAGGCCCTTTCATTCATGTAGAAAAACGGGGAGCCCATGTAGCCGAATGGGTAACGGTGCCCACCGTGCAACAAATAGCTGAGATACTGGAAGCAGCAGATGGGTGTTTGAAAATGATTACGGTAGCACCCGAATGTTGCAGCAATGAAGTGCTGCACATGCTACAAGATGCAGGTGTGATTATTTCTGCTGGGCACAGCAATGCCAGCTATACACAAGCCCAACAGTTTAGCAGGCGTGGTGTACAAACCGTAACGCATTTGTTTAATGCTATGACGCCCTTGCACCACCGCAACCCTGGCATACCGCTGGCAGTGTTTGAAGATGCAAACCTGATGGCATCCGTTATTCCGGATGGCATACATGTAGACTATGGTATGATACGCATGGCCAAGCAACTCATGGGCGAAAGGCTATTTTTCATCACCGATGCCGTAACGGATTGTCATGAAGGACCGTATCAGCATGTACTTAATGGTGACCATTATGCCTTGCCCAATGGCACACTCAGTGGTTCTGCCATTAGTATGCTGCAGGCGGTACGCAATGGCATCACGAATATTGGATTGACGCCGGATGAAAGCATTCGTATGGCGAGTTTGTATCCGACCAGGCTTGTTACAAATCACTGATGATTTTGGTAGCATTGCCGTAGGCAAAAAAGCGGCATTGATAGAAGTGGATGATGATTGGAACCTGGTGAAGCAATATGGATTTTAGAAAAGCATTACTGCGTCATCAACTCCAATGCTTTTTGCATTGCAGCATCTCTTCGGTAGCGAATATCGCTGCTGTTAGGTAACACTTCAATGTCGGGCATCACTCCACGTCCGTTATCGGGCAGGGTGGCATGGGTGATGATGCGAAACAGCGGCAGCCTTGCCCTGATGCGGGTGTTGGGCAAGGTAATGTCGGGCGTCATTACGGCGCTGTTGCCACGGGCACCGCCACCAGTTTCTTCACCTATGCGTACGGTTTGTGGCCTGTCGGCAAGGTGTTGCAAAAACAAGATAGATGCAGAGAAACTGCGACCATTCATGAGTACATACAGTTGGCCATCAAAATGATTGTAGCGTTTGGGCTCGTATAATTTTCTTTCCATCAAGCCCATGTGCCTTCTGCCATCGGCTTTGTATGGCGCTATTACCCAACCAAAGAGTTTGTAAAACCAATGCACTTGCACAGCAGCTGGTTTGGGAAAATCAAAGCCTACAGCACTTACTGAATCGGCTATACGAAAAGAGGTATCGGACAGGTATCTGGCCAGCATGACGCTGTTCGAAATTTTGCCACCACCATTGTCGCGGATGTCTACTACCACATGTTGCATCTCTTGCTTCGCAATGCTGCGAAAGCTGCGACGGACAAATTTTTTAAAACCATTGCCACTAAAACTGCTGATGCGCAAATAGGCATATTGCCGTGCTGTATCCATACGCATAAATCCAAATGCGTGACGCTTGATGCCATCGGGCTGCGGACGAGGAGCTGGGACTCTCACCACTTTGTTGCGGTTGCTATCGGGCATGCGGGGCATTTGTAAACCCACTTTAGCCGTTTGTGTTTTTCCGGCACTGTCTACGTACTGAATGTTGTACATAGGTTTCAAACCATACATCCAGCGAAAGCGGCTGGGAAAGCTGGCACTTAAAATGGCATCGGCATAGCGTTGGGTAGTACCATCAACTGATATGTATGCTTCCATTTGGCGAATGAGTGTTTGCACGGGAACACTGTCAATATGGGTAATGGCCACACCTCGTTTTACACTGTCGCGGTTAGGGCCGGTGTTGTCTGTTACAATCATGCTGTCGCCCCACACTTTTACCTGCAAGGGAAAGCTGGCACCGGGCCGGTTGTTCAGCGCTTTGCTGATGCTTTTGGGCGACATGATGGAAGTGTGCCCGCAGCGAATGTCTGCTGTGGCATAGGCCAATCGAAGCCTGAACTCAGGTTCAGGAAGACTATCTGTGAGGGAACGGATGAGTTGTTGAAAGCGGGCATCCACTGTATCGGCGGGAGTGTACCAGTTGTACGATGGATGCACCTGCCGGTAGGTTTGCCAAAGCAGTTGTGCATCTGCTTGCATTTGTGCAGGGCTGTATTTTTTGCCTACAACATACTGGCTGCCTGTGCAAGCTTGCATCAGCCATAGTATCGACAGCCATAAAACTCCGGCATATTTCCTGCACCGCATCTTCAAAAGTAAGGACTACTTGCTTGCGGCTATCACCCGTTGAATATCAGGGTCGCCATCGATGTTGCTCATTTGGCGCAGCACCCAACCACTATGGCGGCTCACAAATTTGCTAAGCGGTTTTACCGTGTACAGTTTTGGGTTACGCAAACAAGCAGCTATTTGTGCAGCCTGCTGCCGGGTCAGTGCCGAAGCGGGTTTGCCATAATAGCGTTGCGCCGCCGCTTCTATA
The Phnomibacter ginsenosidimutans genome window above contains:
- a CDS encoding S41 family peptidase; this encodes MQACTGSQYVVGKKYSPAQMQADAQLLWQTYRQVHPSYNWYTPADTVDARFQQLIRSLTDSLPEPEFRLRLAYATADIRCGHTSIMSPKSISKALNNRPGASFPLQVKVWGDSMIVTDNTGPNRDSVKRGVAITHIDSVPVQTLIRQMEAYISVDGTTQRYADAILSASFPSRFRWMYGLKPMYNIQYVDSAGKTQTAKVGLQMPRMPDSNRNKVVRVPAPRPQPDGIKRHAFGFMRMDTARQYAYLRISSFSGNGFKKFVRRSFRSIAKQEMQHVVVDIRDNGGGKISNSVMLARYLSDTSFRIADSVSAVGFDFPKPAAVQVHWFYKLFGWVIAPYKADGRRHMGLMERKLYEPKRYNHFDGQLYVLMNGRSFSASILFLQHLADRPQTVRIGEETGGGARGNSAVMTPDITLPNTRIRARLPLFRIITHATLPDNGRGVMPDIEVLPNSSDIRYRRDAAMQKALELMTQ
- the nagA gene encoding N-acetylglucosamine-6-phosphate deacetylase, encoding MQHWLTNAQIFTGTEWLSNAHVCVADDRIVAVTTEQPSADVPQHNCHGHRLLPALIDAQIYGGGGRLFAQYPDEESLSLLAAANRKGGTAACLATIPTFHMEVILESAKAVKTYMAKGGEGILGLHLEGPFIHVEKRGAHVAEWVTVPTVQQIAEILEAADGCLKMITVAPECCSNEVLHMLQDAGVIISAGHSNASYTQAQQFSRRGVQTVTHLFNAMTPLHHRNPGIPLAVFEDANLMASVIPDGIHVDYGMIRMAKQLMGERLFFITDAVTDCHEGPYQHVLNGDHYALPNGTLSGSAISMLQAVRNGITNIGLTPDESIRMASLYPTRLVTNH